From one Gossypium hirsutum isolate 1008001.06 chromosome D08, Gossypium_hirsutum_v2.1, whole genome shotgun sequence genomic stretch:
- the LOC107931299 gene encoding GRAS family protein RAM1 translates to MQFQLQVNGAVELPGFGSICQQDKWIKQQEGVANGFYYNNEQEPTSVLHMRRSQSPPTSASTLTSSFNGGAGGGNSTENTTNTAATIAPPNDKEEWATELRQIPSEIDLVPEHEGTQRCNIGLGDWETLLSESAVSPSQDHSLLRWIAGDADDHSFGIKQLLQSGSTGPNQGHDFEGNAGSWVVDPSPGFDPIGSLATSGNVLSSAAPILGGFPDSGFVPNPNNNENGKVGVATPSCSSVEGVNNHEVLGATVGLDINIQDIMSTSPANNIGLPVNLPTLYQLQQQDLEKPQILMGQQRHQQRPQNPNFSFPLPREQDLLEPLPKRLNAGNLEFSSQIPKLAGHELFTRKQLQQHMVAEEEVLELLHKAAELVGTGNFAHARGILARLNHQLSPVGKPFQRAAFYIRKALQLLITNNSVSPPPPKSPTRFDVIFKLVAYKVFSEVSPFIQFVNFTSNQALLEALDDAERIHIMDFDIGCGAQWASFMQELPMRIRGVRSLRITAFVSPLTHHPIELGLMRESLMLFANEIGLSFELVVLNFDSLDQAPYSLPLFRTNQNEAVAVNFPVWSSSNQPSALPNLLRFVKQLSPKIVVSLDGGWDRNDLPFPELVTCAFQSYKNIFESLDAGNVTSDVVNKIERFLIVPRIESTVLGRLRAPENMPLWKTLLCSSGFTPVTFSNFTITQADCVVNRAQVRGFHVEKRQPSLVLCWQQRELISASAWRC, encoded by the coding sequence ATGCAGTTTCAATTACAGGTTAATGGGGCGGTAGAACTCCCGGGTTTTGGTTCGATTTGTCAACAAGACAAGTGGATAAAGCAACAAGAAGGTGTTGCAAACGGCTTCTACTACAACAACGAACAAGAACCAACTTCTGTTCTTCATATGAGAAGAAGCCAAAGCCCACCCACATCAGCATCCACTCTCACATCGTCTTTCAACGGTGGAGCCGGTGGAGGTAATTCCACTGAAAACACCACCAACACGGCGGCCACCATAGCACCGCCTAACGACAAAGAAGAATGGGCCACGGAGCTTCGGCAGATCCCGAGTGAAATAGACCTTGTTCCAGAGCATGAAGGTACTCAAAGATGCAACATCGGATTGGGAGATTGGGAGACTCTGCTGTCTGAATCAGCCGTTTCACCTAGTCAAGACCACTCGCTTCTGCGCTGGATTGCTGGTGACGCAGATGACCATTCCTTTGGCATCAAACAGCTGCTCCAGAGTGGGAGTACTGGTCCTAATCAGGGTCATGATTTTGAAGGCAATGCAGGGTCGTGGGTTGTTGACCCAAGTCCAGGGTTTGACCCAATTGGTAGCCTTGCTACTTCCGGTAATGTGTTATCAAGCGCTGCTCCTATTTTGGGTGGTTTTCCTGATTCTGGGTTTGTGCCAAATCCCAACAATAATGAGAATGGGAAGGTTGGTGTAGCGACGCCAAGTTGTTCTTCAGTTGAGGGGGTTAATAATCACGAAGTTCTTGGTGCTACTGTTGGGTTGGATATTAATATTCAAGATATAATGTCTACTTCTCCAGCTAACAATATTGGTCTTCCTGTTAATTTGCCTACGCTTTATCAACTGCAGCAGCAGGACCTTGAGAAGCCTCAGATTTTGATGGGCCAGCAACGGCATCAACAGCGTCCTCAAAATCCAAACTTTTCCTTTCCATTACCTCGAGAACAGGACCTCCTTGAGCCCTTGCCAAAGCGTCTCAATGCGGGTAACTTGGAATTTTCTTCTCAGATCCCAAAACTCGCCGGGCATGAGTTGTTTACCAGAAAGCAGCTGCAACAGCATATGGTGGCAGAAGAGGAAGTGTTGGAACTGCTTCACAAGGCTGCAGAGTTGGTAGGGACTGGGAATTTTGCACACGCGCGTGGGATATTGGCGCGGCTCAATCACCAACTATCTCCAGTTGGTAAGCCCTTTCAAAGGGCTGCTTTCTACATCAGGAAGGCTTTACAATTACTTATCACGAATAACTCAGTCTCTCCCCCACCTCCGAAAAGCCCCACCCGTTTTGACGTTATCTTCAAACTGGTAGCTTACAAGGTCTTCTCTGAAGTCTCTCCGTTTATCCAATTTGTAAATTTTACCTCCAACCAGGCTCTGCTTGAAGCCCTTGATGATGCTGAACGAATTCACATTATGGACTTCGATATTGGATGTGGTGCTCAGTGGGCATCCTTTATGCAGGAGCTTCCCATGAGGATTAGAGGAGTTCGTTCATTGAGAATTACTGCCTTTGTCTCACCCTTGACCCACCATCCTATTGAGCTTGGGCTTATGCGTGAAAGTCTTATGCTATTTGCTAATGAGATTGGTTTGAGTTTTGAGCTTGTGGTGCTTAACTTTGATTCTTTAGATCAAGCCCCTTACTCTTTGCCCTTGTTTCGAACAAACCAAAATGAGGCAGTGGCTGTGAATTTCCCAGTTTGGTCTTCTTCGAATCAGCCATCTGCTTTGCCCAATCTTCTGCGCTTTGTGAAGCAGCTTTCCCCAAAAATTGTGGTGTCTTTAGACGGAGGGTGGGATAGAAATGATCTGCCATTCCCAGAGCTTGTAACCTGTGCTTTTCAgtcatataaaaacatatttgaaTCACTTGATGCTGGTAATGTGACTTCTGATGTTGTAAACAAGATTGAAAGGTTCCTTATTGTGCCAAGAATTGAAAGCACTGTGTTGGGGCGACTGCGAGCACCTGAGAATATGCCTCTTTGGAAGACACTTCTATGCTCGTCTGGGTTCACCCCTGTAACATTCAGCAACTTCACCATAACTCAGGCAGATTGTGTTGTAAACAGAGCTCAAGTAAGAGGGTTTCATGTGGAGAAGCGTCAGCCTTCACTTGTGCTTTGCTGGCAGCAGAGGGAACTTATCTCAGCTTCAGCTTGGAGGTGCTGA
- the LOC107931292 gene encoding uncharacterized protein yields MSVSLARRFFQLPDSLFSNRSKTLEHFVLSFVKFTPPRPGQPIAASVFSSLKLLVLTHCKLADATVDLCLRKCVLEELVINMCEGLKNVNISGPNLRLISFRCLEDSDDGEFRSIRVDAPLVGNLVYSGDLTKFYLNNCPVLQILLLQGREEPMNEAYTVHVRELIDQIRHVNTMILNFAVVEFVAKEYYTRGIPFQTFQNLTHVFWYGPLKSPNAVYNLVALGDCPSLIEIAVDFREESGAVFCQCISEGHVADEYEEGESSQRNPYEGGNLETLEIAEVRCFSGFNGEMLLVRLLLEKAVNLRKLWLFWRLGDLSVMHDNVLQDITKFGYPQQLSDTI; encoded by the exons ATGTCAGTTTCTTTAGCAAGGAGATTCTTTCAGTTGCCAGATTCTCTTTTCTCCAATCGAAGTAAAACACTTGAGCACTTTGTTTTAAGCTTTGTTAAATTTACACCACCTCGTCCTGGTCAACCTATTGCTGCGTCAGTCTTTTCTTCTCTTAAGCTTCTTGTTCTCACCCACTGCAAACTTGCAGATGCGACTGTGGATTTGTGCCTTCGTAAATGCGTTCTTGAGGAATTGGTCATTAATATGTGTGAGGGGCTTAAGAATGTTAATATCAGTGGTCCAAATCTTAGGCTGATTAGTTTTAGGTGTCTTGAAGATAGTGATGATGGGGAGTTTAGGTCAATACGTGTTGATGCTCCACTTGTTGGAAACCTGGTTTACTCAGGTGACTTGACCAAATTTTATTTGAACAACTGTCCGGTATTACAAATTTTACTCTTGCAAGGGAGGGAGGAACCAATGAATGAGGCATATACTGTCCACGTTAGAGAATTGATCGATCAAATCAGACATGTGAACACTATGATTCTAAATTTTGCGGTTGTGGAG TTCGTCGCAAAAGAGTACTACACAAGAGGCATCCCATTCCAAACATTCCAAAATCTCACGCATGTTTTTTGGTATGGTCCACTAAAATCTCCAAATGCGGTTTACAACCTGGTTGCCTTAGGGGATTGTCCCTCTCTCATAGAAATTGCAGTAGAT TTTCGGGAGGAAAGTGGGGCTGTGTTTTGCCAATGTATAAGCGAAGGTCACGTGGCAGATGAATATGAGGAGGGCGAGAGTTCACAACGTAATCCGTACGAAGGTGGAAATCTGGAAACGCTGGAAATAGCTGAGGTGAGATGCTTTTCAGGATTTAATGGTGAAATGTTGTTGGTGAGGTTGCTGTTGGAGAAGGCTGTGAATCTTCGAAAACTATGGCTGTTTTGGCGGCTGGGTGATCTGAGTGTGATGCATGACAATGTGTTACAAGATATTACTAAATTTGGCTACCCTCAACAACTTTCTGATACAATCTAG